The Salvelinus sp. IW2-2015 linkage group LG15, ASM291031v2, whole genome shotgun sequence genome includes a region encoding these proteins:
- the LOC111973975 gene encoding C2 calcium-dependent domain-containing protein 4C, with the protein MWFLGKIRESMENIPLELGRYVGKSEEEDLSAKASLSNKLHSNILTPDKIPEFCLPPRLCRSLVAAEPHTVSQRLTSRDCGAVDFSKTPQAKQVEEMKLTKVSGVAWRGKKPLPFSAEGYGLAGMYESPNTRRKESLFHSKSTGYTLDRTLPRPTTRVAIERNQCKALPIQLGLELGLSCKSLSESGSTESDTPSSNDSSPLGSPLLSRSCSGLSLSIIAAWAEGHPGLQSASAFSGTLGLEGASPCSAVNPRGRRGAISPIPSNSLIEPCSSPPFVVNSLAPPVLFPLDVLHCQERMQREHVLPLPEGRGRVRLSAEHTLSPSLLSMVVRVRVVSVEGLRDEGDPRALHCCLSLSLSPGKLQRQDSATIKNCRSPVFNEDFFFTELSLDSLGGLRLQLKVLDKASGLRRGTVLGIIITEPLAQLLPL; encoded by the coding sequence ATGTGGTTCCTGGGAAAGATCCGAGAGAGCATGGAGAACATTCCCCTAGAGCTTGGACGCTACGTGGgaaagagtgaggaggaggatcTCTCAGCCAAGGCCAGTCTCTCCAACAAGTTGCACAGTAACATTCTGACTCCGGACAAAATCCCGGAGTTCTGCTTGCCCCCTCGGCTGTGCAGGAGCCTAGTGGCAGCTGAACCCCACACTGTGAGTCAGAGGCTCACCAGTCGAGACTGTGGTGCAGTTGATTTCTCTAAGACTCCGCAAGCTAAACAGGTTGAGGAAATGAAGTTGACAAAAGTCAGTGGGGTGGCCTGGAGGGGTAAGAAACCACTGCCATTCTCCGCAGAGGGCTACGGTTTGGCGGGGATGTATGAGAGTCCAAACACACGGAGGAAAGAGTCACTGTTTCACTCCAAGAGCACTGGCTACACACTGGACAGGACCCTACCCAGGCCCACCACAAGGGTGGCGATAGAGCGAAACCAGTGTAAAGCACTCCCCATCCAATTGGGGCTTGAACTTGGGCTCTCCTGTAAGAGCCTGTCGGAGTCAGGCAGCACAGAAAGCGATACACCCTCCTCAAATGACTCCTCCCCTTTGGGCTCTCCCCTGCTCAGCCGCTCTTGCTCTGGCCTCTCACTCTCTATCATCGCTGCCTGGGCGGAGGGTCACCCAGGTCTGCAGTCTGCCTCTGCCTTCAGTGGCACTTTGGGACTGGAAGGAGCCTCCCCATGCTCTGCGGTTAACCCCAGAGGACGGAGGGGGGCGATCTCACCCATTCCCTCCAACTCCCTTATCGAGCCCTGCTCCAGTCCTCCCTTCGTTGTCAACTCCCTGGCGCCCCCTGTCCTGTTCCCGCTGGACGTGCTCCACTGCCAGGAGCGGATGCAGAGAGAACATGTCCTCCCACTGCCGGAGGGCCGCGGCAGAGTCCGCCTCTCAGCCGAGCACACATTGTCGCCCTCTCTTCTGTCCATGGTAGTGCGAGTGAGGGTGGTGTCCGTGGAGGGTCTGAGGGATGAAGGGGACCCCAGAGCCCTCCACTGCTGCCTCAGCCTGAGCTTAAGCCCGGGGAAGCTCCAGAGACAGGACAGCGCCACAATCAAGAACTGCAGGAGCCCCGTGTTCAATGAGGACTTTTTCTTCACTGAACTGAGCCTGGACAGCCTGGGTGGCTTGCGGCTCCAACTGAAGGTGTTAGACAAGGCCTCTGGGCTCAGACGGGGCACGGTGCTCGGGATCATCATAACCGAACCCCTGGCCCAGCTACTGCCCCTGTGA